One part of the Neoarius graeffei isolate fNeoGra1 chromosome 2, fNeoGra1.pri, whole genome shotgun sequence genome encodes these proteins:
- the LOC132881425 gene encoding tripartite motif-containing protein 16-like: protein MAEASISVDQDQFICPVCLDLLKDPVTIHCGHSFCKVCINDCWDQDEKSGVYRCPQCRDTFTPRPVLHRNNMLSEVVEKLKKTEVQAASPAHCYAGPGDVECDFCTGRKHKAVKSCLMCLAAFCETHLKPHYEVPGLKKHKLVEASGNLQEKICSEHDKVLEIYCRTDQSFICYLCTMHEHRGHDTVAAAAERTEKQSELKEEQMKSQQRIQEKQKKVQELKQAVNTIKRSAQTAVEDSERIFTELISSMEKKRWEVTELIRDQEKAELSRAERLLEQLEQEIADLQRTVTELEQLSHTHDHIHFLQSFQSLCVSSGREDSPSITVNQHLSFDGVRKSLSDLKKRLEEFCQEEFIKIPEPAAAVQMILPSEPKSREDFLHYFCDLTLDPNTVHYHLILSEKNRVVTYSERNQPYSDHPERFDSYCQVLCKERVCGRCYWEVEWGSKGYVFISVSYKDIRRKGPGNECWFGLNNQSWSLQCSSSSSPLSFWHNNIETDLRVPSPSRIGVYVDHSAGTLSFYSVSDTMKLLHRVHTTFTQPLYAGFWLHYCGSTVRLCDPK from the exons atggccgaggccagtatttcagtagatcaGGACCAGTTCATCTGTCCAGTTTGtctagatctactgaaggatccagtgACGATCcactgtggtcacagtttctgtaaggtgtgtattaatgactGCTGGGATCAGGATGAGAAGAGCGGAGTTTAtcgctgtcctcagtgcagagacactttcacaccaaggcctgttctacacagaaacaacatgctgtctgaagtggtggagaaactgaagaagactgaagtccaagctgcttctcctgctcactgttacgctggacctggagatgtggagtgtgatttctgcaccgggagaaaacacaaagccgtcaagtcctgtctgatgtgtCTGGCCGCCttttgtgaaactcatctgaaacctcacTACGAAGTTCCTGGATTGAAAAAGCACAAGTTAGTCGAAGCTTCTGGAAATctacaagagaagatctgctctgagcATGATAAAGTGCTggagatctactgtcgtactgacCAAAGCTTCATCTGTTATCTCTGTACGATGCATGAACACAGAGGTCATGACACAGTCGCAGCTGCAGCGGAAAGAACTGAAAAACAG agtgagttaaaggaggagcagatgaaatcccagcagagaatccaggagaagcagaagaaggtgcaggagctgaaacaggctgtgaacactataaag cgcagtgcacagacagcagtggaggacagtgagaggatctttactgagctgatcagctccatggagaaaaagcgctgggaggtgacggagctgatcagagatcaggagaaggctgaactgagtcgagctgaacgactcctggagcaactggagcaggagattgctgatcttcagaggacagtcactgagctggagcagctttcacacacacacgatcacatccatttcctccag aGTTTccagtctctctgtgtctcttctgGACGTGAGGACTCACCCAGCATCACtgtcaatcaacatctctcatttgatggagtgaggaaatctctctctgatctgaaaaagagactcgaggaattctgccAGGAGGAATTCATCAAAATCCCTGAACCTG ctgcagcagttcagatgaTTTTACCCTCAGAACCAAAGAGCAGAGAAGATTTTCTGCACT ATTTCTgtgatctgactctggatcccaacacagtACATTAtcacctcattctgtctgagaagaacagagtggTGACGTACAGTGAGAGAAATCAGccgtactctgatcatccagagagatttgactcctactgtcaggtgttgtgtaaggagagagtgtgtggacgctgttactgggaggtggagtggggCAGTAAGGGATATGTgttcatatcagtctcatataaagacatcagaaGGAAAGGACCGGGTAATGAGTGTTGGTTTGGActcaacaatcagtcctggagtctgcagtgttcttcttcttcttctcctctctctttctggcacaacaacattgagactgatctcagagttccatccccctccagaataggagtgtatgtggatcacagtgcaggaactctgtccttctacagcgtctctgacacgatgaagctcctccacagagtccacaccacattcactcagcctctatacgctgggttctGGCTGCATTATTGTGGATCAactgtgagattgtgtgatccaaaataa
- the LOC132868874 gene encoding uncharacterized protein LOC132868874: protein MYPSHTQYVLTLRSTLIRFPFLREKYGSGYDALLESLRNKFKKERRPLINSEEVSKMKEKYSARHSGRKRGGETEEVCLQKRSCEQVSLDSAEDLRSILQHIEVLQQEHHKARPSFDIILQRLDRTKTYRQHYIQNHTTAELLGEMKRIHQIDADKAILAKMGEFAPKLLEKAPKGALKDTCPQTLQSCEDEQERKAHMVNAAIVLLPSFFKENPAFLFVNDQVVPQ from the exons AT GTATCCCTCTCACACTCAATATGTTCTAACACTGAGATCAACATTGATTCGCTTCCCTTTTCTCAGGGAGAAATATGGCTCTGGATAT GATGCCTTGCTCGAATCACTTCGAAACaaatttaagaaagaaagaagaccaCTAATCAACTCTGAAGAAGTTTCCAAAATGAAAGAGAAGTACTCGGCACGCCATTCAGGACGAAAGCGGGGAGGTGAGACTGAGGAGGTTTGCCTGCAGAAGAGGAGCTGTGAACAG GTTTCCTTGGATTCTGCAGAAGACTTGAGATCCATCCTGCAGCACATTGAGGTTTTGCAGCAGGAGCATCATAAGGCGAGGCCAAGTTTTGACATAATTCTACAGAGACTCGACAGAACCAAGACCTATCGCCAGCACTACATTCAAAACCACACCACTGCAGAA CTCCTTGGAGAGATGAAAAGAATCCACCAGATTGACGCTGATAAAGCCATCCTAGCCAAAATGGGAGAATTTGCACCAAAGTTGTTAGAAAAGGCCCCTAAAG GTGCTTTAAAAGACACCTGCCCTCAGACACTGCAATCATGTGAAGATGAGCAGGAAAGAAAAG CCCATATGGTCAATGCAGCCATTGTCTTGCTGCCATCATTCTTCAAAGAAAATCCTGCATTCCTTTTTGTCAACGACCAG GTCGTCCCTCAGTAA
- the LOC132868881 gene encoding uncharacterized protein LOC132868881, with amino-acid sequence MADLQAVLGSMSLQPNVHLPENPPLTPGPMEESSSRETLVPWHKMPPNLMLALREKKRPIPKERREMIRIVIDDVLAKERRRPGRGKLREIAKKIVQQYPSSFQDREMNGTTVIGTGYDSVFIQLENRLENISRPCTFNSRPAAERLDEIRKKSSHSDRYGCVEWQPAVENTPELESKKDDLKNDFKTRQLEESVVRKLMTDTYSIQRTAINNGSTVKTLMEEWPFLFEAACMFDHTHTLLGLEVQTKLAEEVSRKGKGIKDFLQSRGIKMAPSNDLVQLISGIAKFFREKPEQLFHPSEESAAAALPLQSTPCILTMGDHHYKIAVDQEVVNNHISSMIVALSYTFAAFYVFNIKYPKDMALTLEFIQRVFLGINPERGSKAEKKGKKHPHLPPRLLKFLCELNSFENPRMEM; translated from the exons ATGGCCG ACTTGCAAGCTGTACTTGGCTCAATGTCTCTGCAACCGAATGTCCATCTGCCTGAAAATCCACCTCTGACACCTGGTCCCATGGAGGAGTCTTCATCCCGGGAGACTCTTGTACCATGGCACAAAATGCCTCCAAACCTTATGCTTGCCTTACGTGAAAAGAAGAGACCAATACCTAAAGAGAGACGAGAGATGATCCGTATAGTTATTGACGATGTACTAGCTAAAGAACGTAGAAGACCTGGAAGAGGAAAGCTGCGTGAGATTGCCAAGAAGATAGTACAACAATATCCCTCCTCTTTCCAAGACAGAGAGATGAATGGAACCACGGTAATTGGAACTGGGTATGATTCAGTGTTCATACAGCTTGAAAACAGACTTGAGAACATTAGTAGGCCATGTACCTTCAACTCGAGGCCAGCAGCAGAAAGGCTAGATGAGATAAGAAAGAAGTCCAGCCACTCGGATCGATATGGATGTGTGGAGTGGCAGCCTGCTGTTGAGAACACTCCTGAACTAGAGTCTAAAAAAGATGACTTGAAGAACGATTTCAAGACCCGCCAGCTGGAGGAATCAGTTGTTCGCAAATTGATGACTGACACATACTCCATCCAACGAACTGCAATCAACAATGGAAGCACTGTGAAAACTCTAATGGAGGAGTGGCCCTTCCTTTTTGAAGCTGCATGCATgtttgaccacacacacacacttcttggcTTGGAAGTCCAAACAAAGCTGGCAGAGGAGGTGTCCAGAAAGGGAAAGGGCATCAAAGACTTTCTACAGTCCAGGGGGATAAAGATGGCACCCAGTAACGATCTAGTACAGCTGATCTCTGGGATCGCAAAATTCTTCAGAGAAAAGCCTGAACAACTCTTCCACCCAAGTGAG GAATCTGCTGCTGCCGCACTACCACTGCAAAGCACACCTTGCATCCTTACCATGG GTGATCATCATTACAAAATCGCCGTGGACCAAGAAGTCGTAAACAACCACATCAGCTCCATGATTGTAGCTCTGAGCTACACTTTTGCTGCATTTTATGTTTTTAACATAAAGTACCCAAAAGACATGGCTCTCACGCTGGAGTTCATTCAAAG AGTTTTCCTGGGAATAAATCCAGAACGAGGGTCAAAGGCTGAGAAGAAGGGAAAGAAACACCCTCACTTGCCCCCAAGACTTCTGAAGTTCTTGTGTGAACTGAACAGTTTTGAAAACCCCCGGATGGAAATGTGA